TTAATTATTATTGGGCTTTTACTAATGACAGTCTCATTTTCAACGCTCGTATTTTTTGATCGCCTTATTCCGTTTTTATCCATTCTCGTCATTAGTAGCATTGGCACAGGTTTGGTTCTTCCTTGTATTAACAGCTTTATAACTGGGGCAGTTTCAGCTGATCGAAGAGGTTTTGTCACTTCCCTTTACGGGTCGGTTCGATTTTTAGGTGCTGCCATCGGTCCGCCAATTTATGGTTTGTTAATGGAATGGTCAAAGACAGGGATGTTTTTGTCTACTGCTGGTTTAACGTTAATTGTTGCTATTTTATGCTTGTTTTTGATTCGTGTTAAAAAACAAGGATCACCCGAAGAGTCGAGCGACTCATTATTTCAAAAGTTGCAGTTTACTTAAAAGGGGGTACCTTCATTGCAAATTTATTTTTCACCAGAAGTATTTACGCCCTATTTTCACGTATTAAATGTGGTGAATCAAAATCAAAAAGCCGTGGGATATTTAACCTTTTTGATGGACGAAAAAAAAATGTATGTTTTCGGACATTTGCAAGATAAAGGGGTTTCAGAAGATTTTAAGGATTTAATCAAACCATATATTCAAGGAATGTCGAAAACAAAAGAAGATATGGAAGTGTATTCGTATATTTCTTGTGGCGGAGAAAAGATGGATATCAATAGTGAAGAAGAATCGGATACAGGAGAGAAAGACGGATAACAATGATTTATTAAATACGATGAAGAGCAAGTGTATCTGCGGAAAAATTCTTACACATTCAAGCATGAATTTGACTAAAAAATAAAAAACAAGCATCCACCTTTAGGTATGGGACATTCTCCATATTGGGTGGATTTTTTTATGCCCCTATGATGTACACGTAATGCTTTTGCAATACCCTTCGATTGGATTGATTTCTGCACCAGAACCGGTTCAGAAGATCCAACAAAATGACTATTACGCTCGAGAGCTAAATATTTAATTTTGTGCTTCAACTGTATCACTTTTTTTTGATCTGCATTTAATAATATAGGCTTTAGCACAATTCCCATAATAAGGTGCATCAGTTTATAAAAGCAAAAAAGGAGGCTGTTTTTGTGGGATGTCAACAATGCGAAAACTCATTATATTTGCGGTTATCGGTTTTTTAGCCCAACTAATTGATGGCTCATTGGGAATGGCGTACGGTGTCACTTCGTCATCACTTTTATTAACATTTGGAATTGCTCCTGCCATAGCTTCGGCATCCGTACACCTTTCTGAAGTGGTAACGACTGCAGCTTCTGGTATTTCTCATATTAAATTTGGAAATGTTGATCGCCAAGCTGTAAAAAAATTAATCATTCCCGGTTCTATTGGAGCATTTGTAGGAGCTTGTTTTTTAAGCAATTTACCAGGTGATGCTGTAAAACCGTATATTTCTTTGTTTTTATTAACACTTGGGATATATGTTCTGTTTCGCTTTCTCTTTCGATGCAATCAAGGTAGTGAGAAGAAATCGATCAACTTATCTAGAAAACAATCTATTTCATTAGGATTCATTGCCGGATTTGCAGATGCAACTGGTGGAGGCGGTTGGGGACCCATTACAACTCCGGTCCTATTATCCAAAAAAGGCACTTCAGCTAGAAAAGTGGTCGGTACAGTCGATACAAGTGAGTTTGCGATAGCTGTTTCTGCCTCTATAGGATTTCTTATTTCGCTAGGTTGGAAAGAAGTTAACTGGTTTTGGGTCATCGTTCTTATGTTAGGAGGAATTATTGCAGCCCCCATTGCGGCATGGTTAGTAAAAAGATTACCTTCGCATTTATTAGGAGTCCTTGTAGGAGGTTTTATCATATTAACCAATGCCCAAACATTACTTAATGCTTGGTCAATTAATGATTTATGGATCCCTATCATTTACGTATCTATATTAATTGTTTGGACAGGTACTATTATCTTTGCAGTACGGAATAACAAAAAACATGTGAATTCATAATAAGTAGCCTAACGAGTCCAAACGAAAGAAAGTCTTTCGAATGAAGCAACTGAGAAATGCAATTTTTTCTTAAACGAGTTCGGTTTATCTAGTTGGGTCTGGTCTACTTTCATCCCACAATAAAGTGAAACCACGATAATATGGCGTGAGTTTGTGAATAGATCTTTTAAAAAAACCATCATGATCGTCCGTCTTCCTTCTATGTTGAAGTGGAACCCTATCATAGGAGCCAAGGAAGCGGACTTTTTTATGCACTGTTTTGTACAAGCATGAGTTTGTCGCCCCACTTACATATGGCCTAAAACGATTTTATTTTTAATCAAAATGAATAGTAGAGGTAGATTAATGAATCTATCTCTGTGGTGAAGGGCTGTTTTTTGCGCTTCATAGATGGCTAACGGGTGCTTTAGATAATGAACAGCTAATTAAAGAACGCACATATTAGACATTTCTAACATGTGCGTTCTTTTTTTAACTACCCTAAATAAAATTGCAAAGGACTCTTTAAAACATTATTTGTATTAATTTTACTCTGTTTTGATCCCTTAGGGAAGGGATTAACAAATTTTACTTGCTTACCTTTTTTTCTTTTTTGAATTATCAACAATAAGTTTATTTTTTCTAACATTTTCTAAGATAACTTGCACATGAAAAATTTTTTCATCAATACAA
This sequence is a window from Bacillus sp. (in: firmicutes). Protein-coding genes within it:
- a CDS encoding sulfite exporter TauE/SafE family protein, which encodes MRKLIIFAVIGFLAQLIDGSLGMAYGVTSSSLLLTFGIAPAIASASVHLSEVVTTAASGISHIKFGNVDRQAVKKLIIPGSIGAFVGACFLSNLPGDAVKPYISLFLLTLGIYVLFRFLFRCNQGSEKKSINLSRKQSISLGFIAGFADATGGGGWGPITTPVLLSKKGTSARKVVGTVDTSEFAIAVSASIGFLISLGWKEVNWFWVIVLMLGGIIAAPIAAWLVKRLPSHLLGVLVGGFIILTNAQTLLNAWSINDLWIPIIYVSILIVWTGTIIFAVRNNKKHVNS